The following proteins are co-located in the Pseudomonas fluorescens genome:
- the rpsT gene encoding 30S ribosomal protein S20, which produces MANTPSAKKRAKQAEKRRSHNASLRSMVRTYIKNVVKAIDTKDAEKAQAAYVLAVPVIDRMADKGIIHKNKAARHKSRLNGHIKALNVAAAA; this is translated from the coding sequence GTGGCCAACACACCTTCCGCCAAAAAACGTGCAAAACAGGCTGAGAAGCGTCGCAGCCACAACGCCAGCCTGCGTTCCATGGTTCGTACCTACATCAAGAATGTAGTTAAAGCCATCGACACCAAAGACGCTGAAAAAGCCCAAGCTGCTTACGTTCTGGCCGTGCCAGTTATCGACCGTATGGCCGATAAAGGCATCATCCACAAGAACAAGGCCGCTCGTCATAAGAGCCGCCTGAATGGCCACATCAAGGCTCTGAACGTCGCTGCAGCAGCCTAA
- the murJ gene encoding murein biosynthesis integral membrane protein MurJ, whose protein sequence is MNLLKSLAAVSSITMISRVLGFVRDTLLARIFGASMATDAFFIAFKLPNLLRRIFAEGAFSQAFVPILAEYKTQQGEEATRTFIAYVSGLLTLVLMLVTIVGMLAAPWVIWATAPGFANTPEKFALTTDLLRVTFPYILLISLSSLAGAILNTWNRFSVPAFVPTLLNVSMIIFALFLTPYFDPPVMALGWAVLAGGLAQLLYQLPHLKKIGMLVLPRLNLKDTGVWRVMRNMLPAILGVSVSQISLIINTAFASLLVSGSVSWMYYADRLMELPSGVLGVALGTILLPTLSRTYASKDCHEYSRILDWGLRLCFMLVLPCSLALGILAEPLTVSLFQYGQFSAFDASMTQRALVAYSVGLLGIIVIKVLAPGFYAQQNIRTPVKIAIFTLIVTQLLNLVFIGPLAHAGLALAISIGACINAGLLFYQLRKQQMFQPQPGWGMFALKLVVAVAAMSAVLLGLMHFMPAWDQGPMLERFMRLGVLVVAGVVVYFGMLLLQGFRLRDFNRKSLG, encoded by the coding sequence ATGAATCTGCTCAAATCGTTGGCTGCCGTCAGCTCTATCACCATGATTTCCCGGGTTTTGGGGTTCGTGCGTGACACCCTGCTGGCACGCATTTTTGGCGCCAGCATGGCCACGGATGCATTCTTTATTGCCTTTAAACTGCCCAATCTGCTGCGGCGGATCTTCGCGGAGGGCGCTTTTTCTCAAGCTTTCGTGCCGATCCTGGCCGAGTACAAGACCCAGCAGGGTGAAGAGGCAACCCGCACGTTTATTGCCTACGTCTCGGGCCTGCTGACGCTGGTACTGATGTTGGTGACCATCGTCGGTATGCTGGCTGCGCCCTGGGTGATCTGGGCCACGGCGCCGGGTTTTGCCAACACGCCGGAAAAATTCGCGCTGACCACTGATCTGCTGCGGGTGACCTTCCCCTATATATTGCTGATTTCTCTGTCGTCCCTGGCCGGGGCGATCCTCAATACCTGGAACCGCTTCTCGGTGCCAGCCTTCGTGCCGACCCTGCTGAACGTCAGCATGATTATTTTCGCGCTGTTCCTCACGCCTTACTTCGACCCGCCGGTCATGGCTCTGGGCTGGGCGGTACTGGCGGGTGGCCTGGCGCAGTTGCTCTACCAACTGCCGCACCTGAAAAAGATCGGCATGCTCGTGCTGCCACGTCTTAACCTCAAGGACACCGGCGTATGGCGCGTAATGCGCAATATGCTGCCGGCGATCCTGGGGGTGTCGGTCAGTCAGATCTCGCTGATCATCAACACTGCGTTTGCCTCGCTGCTGGTCTCCGGTTCGGTGTCGTGGATGTACTACGCCGATCGCCTGATGGAACTGCCGTCCGGTGTGCTTGGCGTGGCCTTGGGCACGATTTTGCTGCCAACCTTGTCGCGCACCTATGCCAGTAAGGACTGCCACGAGTATTCACGCATCCTCGACTGGGGCCTGCGCCTGTGCTTCATGCTGGTGCTGCCCTGTTCCCTGGCGTTGGGCATCCTGGCTGAGCCGTTGACCGTATCGTTGTTCCAGTACGGTCAGTTCAGCGCATTTGACGCGTCGATGACCCAACGTGCATTGGTCGCTTACTCCGTCGGTTTGCTCGGCATTATTGTGATCAAGGTGCTGGCCCCAGGCTTCTACGCCCAGCAAAATATCCGCACGCCGGTCAAAATCGCGATCTTCACCCTGATCGTTACCCAGTTGCTCAACCTGGTATTTATCGGCCCGTTGGCGCATGCCGGCCTGGCCCTGGCTATCAGCATCGGTGCCTGCATCAATGCCGGTCTGCTGTTTTATCAGCTGCGCAAGCAGCAGATGTTCCAGCCGCAGCCGGGCTGGGGAATGTTTGCCCTCAAGCTGGTGGTCGCGGTAGCGGCAATGTCAGCGGTGTTGCTGGGCCTGATGCACTTTATGCCGGCCTGGGATCAAGGCCCTATGCTGGAGCGCTTCATGCGCCTTGGCGTGTTGGTGGTCGCTGGTGTGGTGGTGTACTTCGGGATGTTGCTGCTGCAAGGCTTCCGCCTGCGGGATTTCAATCGCAAGTCGCTGGGATAG
- the ribF gene encoding bifunctional riboflavin kinase/FAD synthetase produces MQLVRGLHNLRPQHRGCVATIGNFDGVHRGHQAILARLRERAVELGVPSCVVIFEPQPREFFTPETAPARLARLRDKLQLLAEEGVDRVLCLAFNQRLQSLSAAEFVDRILVDGLGVQHLEVGDDFRFGCDRVGDFDFLQHAGVNQGFTVEAAQTVELDGLRVSSTQVRNALAAADFALAERLLGRPFRIAGRVLHGQKLARQLGTPTANVQLKRRRVPLTGVYLVSVDIDGQSWPGVANIGVRPTVAGDGKAHLEVHLLDFAGDLYDRRLTVVFHQKLREEQRFASLEALKTAINADVAAARALAAPSAHR; encoded by the coding sequence ATGCAGCTGGTTCGAGGTCTCCACAACCTGCGCCCCCAGCATCGGGGCTGCGTCGCCACTATTGGCAACTTTGACGGTGTTCACCGTGGCCACCAGGCTATCCTGGCCCGGCTGCGCGAGCGAGCGGTCGAGTTGGGCGTGCCCAGCTGCGTGGTGATTTTTGAACCACAGCCGCGGGAATTCTTTACCCCCGAAACGGCGCCGGCACGTTTGGCCCGTCTGCGCGACAAGCTGCAACTGCTGGCTGAAGAGGGCGTGGACCGGGTCCTTTGCCTGGCCTTCAACCAGCGCTTGCAAAGCCTCAGCGCTGCCGAGTTCGTTGACCGTATTCTGGTGGATGGCCTGGGCGTACAGCACCTGGAGGTCGGCGACGACTTCCGTTTCGGTTGCGACCGCGTCGGGGATTTCGACTTCCTGCAACACGCCGGCGTTAATCAAGGTTTTACCGTCGAAGCCGCGCAAACCGTCGAACTGGACGGCCTGCGCGTGAGCAGTACCCAGGTGCGTAACGCCTTGGCCGCTGCCGACTTCGCCTTGGCCGAGCGTTTGCTCGGTCGCCCGTTCCGCATTGCCGGGCGGGTACTGCACGGCCAGAAGCTGGCGCGCCAACTGGGCACGCCAACCGCCAACGTGCAACTCAAGCGCCGTCGTGTGCCACTCACCGGGGTTTACCTGGTGAGCGTCGACATCGATGGTCAATCGTGGCCGGGAGTCGCCAATATAGGCGTCAGGCCCACGGTTGCAGGTGATGGCAAGGCCCACCTGGAAGTTCACCTTTTGGATTTTGCCGGTGATTTGTATGACCGGCGTTTGACGGTGGTTTTCCACCAGAAGCTGCGTGAAGAGCAGCGTTTCGCCTCCCTTGAGGCGTTGAAAACGGCGATCAATGCGGATGTCGCCGCCGCCCGTGCACTAGCCGCACCTAGCGCCCATCGCTAA
- the ileS gene encoding isoleucine--tRNA ligase, which translates to MTDYKATLNLPDTAFPMKAGLPQREPQILQRWDSIGLYGKLREIGKDRPKFVLHDGPPYANGTIHIGHALNKILKDMILRSKTLSGFDAPYVPGWDCHGLPIEHKVEVTYGKNLGADKTRELCRAYATEQIEGQKSEFIRLGVLGEWDNPYKTMNFKNEAGEIRALAEIVKGGFVFKGLKPVNWCFDCGSALAEAEVEYEDKKSSTIDVAFPIADDAKLAEAFGLASLSKPAAIVIWTTTPWTIPANQALNVHPEFTYALVDVGDRLLVLAEEMVEACLARYELQGSVIATTTGSALELINFRHPFYDRLSPVYLADYVELGSGTGVVHSAPAYGVDDFVTCKAYGMVNDDILNPVQSNGVYAPSLEFFGGQFIFKANEPIIDKLREVGALLHTETIKHSYMHCWRHKTPLIYRATAQWFIGMDKEPTSGDTLRVRSLKAIEDTKFVPAWGQARLHSMIANRPDWCISRQRNWGVPIPFFLNKESGELHPRTVELMEAVALRVEQEGIEAWFKLDAAELLGDEAPLYDKISDTLDVWFDSGTTHWHVLRGSHPMGHETGPRADLYLEGSDQHRGWFHSSLLTGCAIDNHAPYRELLTHGFTVDETGRKMSKSLKNVIEPKKINDTLGADIMRLWVASTDYSGEIAVSDQILARSADAYRRIRNTARFLLSNLTGFNPATDILPAEDMLALDRWAVDRTLLLQRELQEHYGEYRFWNVYSKIHNFCVQELGGFYLDIIKDRQYTTGANSKARRSAQTALYHISEALVRWIAPILAFTADELWEYLPGERNESVMLNTWYEGLTELPADFELGREYWEGVMAVKVAVNKELEVQRAAKAVGGNLQAEVTLFAEDGLTADLAKLSNELRFVLITSTASLAPFAQAPADAVATEVPGLKLKVVKSAFPKCARCWHCREDVGVNPEHPEICGRCVDNISGDGEVRHYA; encoded by the coding sequence ATGACCGACTATAAAGCCACGCTAAACCTTCCGGACACCGCCTTCCCAATGAAGGCCGGCCTGCCACAGCGCGAACCGCAGATCCTGCAGCGCTGGGACAGTATTGGCCTGTACGGAAAGTTGCGCGAAATTGGCAAGGATCGTCCGAAGTTCGTCCTGCACGACGGCCCTCCTTATGCCAACGGCACGATTCACATCGGTCATGCGCTGAACAAAATTCTCAAGGACATGATCCTGCGCTCGAAAACCCTGTCGGGTTTTGACGCGCCGTATGTCCCGGGCTGGGACTGCCATGGCCTGCCGATCGAACACAAAGTCGAAGTGACCTACGGCAAAAACCTGGGCGCGGATAAAACCCGCGAACTGTGCCGTGCCTACGCCACTGAGCAGATCGAAGGGCAGAAGTCCGAATTCATCCGCCTGGGCGTGCTGGGTGAGTGGGACAACCCGTACAAGACCATGAACTTCAAGAACGAGGCCGGTGAAATCCGTGCCTTGGCTGAAATCGTCAAAGGCGGTTTTGTGTTCAAGGGCCTCAAGCCCGTGAACTGGTGCTTCGACTGCGGTTCGGCCCTGGCTGAGGCGGAAGTCGAATACGAAGACAAGAAGTCCTCGACCATCGACGTGGCCTTCCCGATCGCCGACGACGCCAAGCTGGCCGAGGCCTTTGGCCTGGCAAGCCTGAGCAAACCGGCGGCCATCGTGATCTGGACCACCACCCCGTGGACCATCCCGGCCAACCAGGCGCTGAACGTGCACCCGGAATTCACCTACGCCCTGGTGGACGTCGGTGATCGCCTGCTGGTGCTGGCCGAGGAAATGGTCGAGGCCTGCCTGGCGCGCTACGAACTGCAAGGTTCGGTGATCGCCACCACCACCGGCTCCGCGCTGGAACTGATCAACTTCCGTCACCCGTTCTATGACCGCCTGTCGCCGGTTTACCTGGCTGACTACGTCGAACTGGGTTCGGGTACGGGTGTGGTTCACTCCGCACCGGCCTACGGCGTTGACGACTTCGTGACCTGCAAAGCCTACGGTATGGTCAACGATGACATCCTCAACCCGGTGCAGAGCAATGGTGTGTACGCGCCATCGCTGGAGTTCTTCGGCGGCCAGTTCATCTTCAAGGCTAACGAGCCGATCATCGACAAACTGCGTGAAGTCGGTGCGCTGCTGCACACCGAAACCATCAAGCACAGCTACATGCACTGCTGGCGCCACAAAACCCCGCTGATCTACCGCGCCACCGCGCAGTGGTTTATCGGCATGGACAAAGAGCCGACCAGCGGCGACACCCTGCGTGTGCGCTCGCTCAAAGCCATCGAAGACACCAAGTTTGTCCCGGCCTGGGGCCAGGCGCGCCTGCACTCGATGATCGCCAATCGTCCGGACTGGTGCATCTCCCGCCAGCGTAACTGGGGCGTACCGATCCCGTTCTTCCTGAACAAGGAAAGCGGCGAGCTGCACCCACGCACCGTCGAGCTGATGGAAGCCGTGGCCTTGCGCGTTGAACAGGAAGGCATCGAAGCCTGGTTCAAGCTGGACGCCGCCGAGCTGCTGGGCGACGAAGCGCCGCTGTACGACAAGATCAGCGACACCCTCGACGTGTGGTTCGACTCGGGCACCACCCACTGGCACGTGCTGCGTGGTTCGCACCCGATGGGCCATGAGACCGGCCCGCGCGCCGACCTCTACCTGGAAGGCTCGGACCAACACCGTGGCTGGTTCCACTCGTCGCTGCTGACCGGTTGCGCCATCGACAATCACGCGCCGTACCGCGAACTGCTGACCCACGGCTTCACCGTCGACGAAACGGGCCGCAAGATGTCCAAGTCGCTGAAGAACGTGATCGAGCCGAAGAAGATCAATGACACCCTGGGCGCCGACATCATGCGTCTGTGGGTGGCCTCGACCGATTACTCGGGCGAAATCGCCGTGTCGGACCAGATCCTGGCCCGTAGCGCCGATGCCTACCGCCGTATCCGTAATACCGCACGCTTCCTGCTGTCGAACCTGACCGGTTTCAACCCGGCCACCGACATCCTGCCGGCCGAGGACATGCTTGCCCTGGACCGTTGGGCTGTGGACCGTACCCTGTTGCTGCAACGCGAGTTGCAGGAGCACTACGGTGAATACCGTTTCTGGAACGTGTACTCCAAGATCCACAACTTCTGCGTGCAGGAGCTGGGTGGTTTCTACCTCGACATCATCAAGGACCGCCAATACACCACCGGCGCCAACAGCAAGGCGCGCCGATCGGCGCAGACCGCGCTGTATCACATCTCTGAAGCGCTGGTGCGCTGGATCGCACCGATCCTGGCCTTCACCGCCGACGAGCTGTGGGAATACCTGCCGGGCGAGCGTAACGAGTCGGTGATGCTCAACACCTGGTACGAAGGTTTGACCGAACTGCCGGCCGACTTCGAACTGGGCCGCGAGTACTGGGAAGGCGTGATGGCCGTCAAAGTTGCGGTGAACAAGGAGCTGGAAGTTCAGCGTGCGGCCAAGGCCGTCGGTGGCAACCTGCAAGCCGAAGTCACCCTGTTTGCCGAGGACGGCCTGACCGCCGACCTGGCCAAGCTGAGCAACGAACTGCGCTTCGTGCTGATCACCTCCACCGCCAGCCTGGCACCGTTTGCCCAGGCACCTGCGGACGCGGTGGCCACCGAAGTACCGGGCCTCAAGCTCAAAGTCGTCAAGTCGGCCTTCCCGAAGTGCGCCCGTTGCTGGCACTGCCGTGAAGACGTGGGCGTGAACCCTGAGCATCCGGAAATCTGCGGTCGCTGTGTCGATAACATTTCGGGTGATGGCGAGGTTCGCCACTATGCCTAA
- the lspA gene encoding signal peptidase II: MPNASSRFGRLGWLVLSVLVLVIDQLSKAHFEGALQMYQQIVVIPDYFSWTLAYNTGAAFSFLADSSGWQRWLFALIAVVVSAVLVVWLKRLGRDDTWLAIALALVLGGALGNLYDRIALGHVIDFILVHWQNRWYFPAFNFADSAITVGAIMLALDMFKSKKTGETVND; encoded by the coding sequence ATGCCTAACGCTTCCAGCCGTTTCGGACGTCTGGGCTGGCTCGTACTGAGCGTGCTGGTGCTGGTCATTGACCAGCTCAGCAAGGCTCACTTCGAAGGTGCCTTACAGATGTACCAGCAGATTGTGGTCATTCCTGACTACTTCAGCTGGACCCTGGCCTACAACACCGGCGCTGCCTTCAGCTTTCTTGCTGACAGCTCCGGCTGGCAGCGCTGGCTGTTCGCGCTGATCGCCGTGGTGGTCAGTGCGGTGCTGGTGGTCTGGCTCAAGCGTCTGGGCCGTGATGACACCTGGCTGGCGATTGCCCTGGCGTTGGTGCTGGGCGGCGCGCTGGGCAACCTGTACGACCGCATTGCCCTGGGCCATGTAATCGACTTTATCCTGGTGCATTGGCAGAACCGCTGGTATTTCCCGGCGTTCAACTTTGCCGACAGCGCCATCACCGTCGGTGCAATCATGCTGGCGTTGGACATGTTCAAAAGTAAGAAAACCGGAGAGACCGTCAATGACTGA
- the fkpB gene encoding FKBP-type peptidyl-prolyl cis-trans isomerase, whose protein sequence is MAEQRIGQNTEVTLHFALRLENGDTVDSTFDKAPATFKVGDGNLLPGFEAALFGFKAGDKRTLQILPENAFGQPNPQNVQIIPRSQFQDMDLSEGLLVIFNDAANTELPGVVKTFDDTQVTIDFNHPLAGKTLTFDVEIIDVKAL, encoded by the coding sequence TTGGCTGAGCAACGCATCGGCCAGAACACGGAAGTCACTTTGCATTTCGCATTGCGCCTGGAGAATGGCGACACGGTCGACAGTACGTTCGACAAAGCCCCGGCGACCTTCAAGGTCGGTGATGGCAACCTGCTGCCGGGTTTTGAAGCCGCGCTGTTCGGTTTCAAGGCTGGCGACAAGCGCACCCTGCAGATCCTGCCGGAAAACGCCTTTGGCCAGCCCAACCCGCAAAACGTGCAGATCATCCCGCGTTCGCAGTTCCAGGACATGGACCTGTCGGAAGGTCTGCTGGTGATCTTCAACGACGCGGCGAATACCGAGCTGCCCGGCGTGGTGAAAACCTTCGATGACACGCAAGTGACCATCGACTTCAACCACCCGTTGGCCGGTAAAACCTTGACGTTTGACGTCGAAATCATCGACGTTAAAGCGCTCTGA
- the ispH gene encoding 4-hydroxy-3-methylbut-2-enyl diphosphate reductase, producing the protein MQIKLANPRGFCAGVDRAIEIVNRALEVFGPPIYVRHEVVHNKFVVEDLRARGAIFVEELDQVPDDVIVIFSAHGVSQAVRTEAAGRGLKVFDATCPLVTKVHIEVARYSRDGRECILIGHAGHPEVEGTMGQYDSSTGGAIYLVEDEKDVANLQVQNPERLAFVTQTTLSMDDTSRVIDALRTRFPAIGGPRKDDICYATQNRQDAVKQLADECDVVLVVGSPNSSNSNRLRELAERMATPAYLIDGAEDMQRSWFDGVERIGITAGASAPEVLVRGVIQQLQAWGATGADELAGREENITFSMPKELRVRSLL; encoded by the coding sequence ATGCAAATCAAACTCGCCAATCCCCGTGGCTTCTGCGCGGGCGTGGACCGGGCGATCGAAATCGTTAATCGCGCCCTGGAAGTCTTCGGCCCGCCGATTTATGTGCGCCATGAAGTCGTCCACAACAAATTCGTGGTCGAAGACCTGCGAGCACGCGGCGCTATCTTTGTCGAAGAACTCGACCAAGTGCCGGACGACGTTATCGTCATCTTCAGCGCCCATGGTGTGTCCCAGGCGGTACGTACCGAAGCGGCCGGCCGTGGCCTGAAAGTATTCGACGCTACCTGCCCGCTGGTGACCAAGGTGCATATCGAAGTGGCGCGTTACAGCCGTGACGGTCGTGAATGCATCCTGATTGGCCACGCTGGCCACCCGGAAGTCGAAGGCACCATGGGCCAGTACGACTCCAGCACGGGCGGTGCCATCTACCTCGTGGAAGATGAAAAGGACGTCGCCAACTTGCAGGTGCAAAACCCCGAGCGGCTGGCCTTTGTGACGCAAACCACCTTGTCGATGGACGACACCAGCCGAGTGATCGATGCCCTGCGCACGCGATTCCCGGCCATCGGCGGCCCGCGTAAGGACGACATCTGCTACGCCACGCAAAACCGTCAAGACGCGGTCAAGCAACTGGCCGATGAGTGCGATGTAGTGCTGGTGGTCGGCAGCCCTAACAGCTCCAACTCCAACCGCTTGCGCGAACTGGCTGAGCGCATGGCGACACCGGCATACCTGATCGACGGTGCTGAAGACATGCAGCGCAGCTGGTTCGACGGTGTTGAGCGTATCGGCATCACGGCGGGCGCCTCGGCGCCTGAAGTCCTGGTGCGTGGCGTGATCCAGCAGTTGCAGGCCTGGGGTGCCACCGGCGCCGATGAGTTGGCCGGTCGTGAAGAGAACATCACGTTCTCCATGCCCAAAGAGCTGCGAGTCCGCTCGCTGCTTTGA
- a CDS encoding GspH/FimT family pseudopilin produces the protein MRQHGFTLIELLLGLVLSGILANLAVPGFRGFLASQQRQTAVNALAAGLRYARTEAITRNRAVVIHAKDENWSLGWRVILDASGRGILDDTNPVLLERQDSGTIPIVGNGPVKSQVRFSGLGEPVFSAGGFRAGTVHVCDADQGQSLFQLVLAPSGRISLRSEPTEQAVCRNHSGDLAFKAASGLAALWAWRT, from the coding sequence ATGAGACAACACGGCTTCACGCTGATCGAACTGCTGCTCGGCCTGGTGCTGAGCGGCATCCTGGCAAACCTCGCCGTACCCGGCTTCAGGGGGTTTCTTGCATCGCAGCAGCGACAAACGGCTGTCAACGCCCTGGCAGCCGGGTTGCGTTATGCACGCACCGAGGCCATTACCCGCAATCGTGCGGTGGTCATTCATGCCAAGGATGAGAACTGGAGCCTGGGATGGCGAGTGATTCTGGACGCAAGCGGGCGCGGCATCCTGGACGACACCAACCCGGTGCTGCTGGAACGGCAGGACAGCGGGACAATACCGATCGTCGGCAATGGGCCGGTCAAGAGCCAGGTACGCTTCAGCGGGCTGGGCGAACCGGTGTTTTCAGCAGGCGGCTTTCGCGCTGGCACGGTGCACGTATGCGACGCGGACCAGGGGCAAAGCCTGTTTCAGTTGGTACTTGCCCCCAGTGGGCGCATCAGCCTGCGCAGTGAACCCACTGAGCAGGCAGTGTGCCGAAATCATTCGGGCGACCTGGCATTCAAAGCAGCGAGCGGACTCGCAGCTCTTTGGGCATGGAGAACGTGA
- the pilV gene encoding type IV pilus modification protein PilV, translated as MLVRPNTHAAPVLPRHQSGITLIEVLVAVLILAVGLLGAAVIQLNALKHTDSSRMISQASFIAYDMLDRVRANSGADYSWGLSEGAPPSTVTSSVRDLDLHDFEANILGFAGASAKGSVVVSGSKVTVSISWDDARAANSGGARETFILTSRAASEPGVAQ; from the coding sequence ATGCTTGTTCGCCCGAACACCCACGCTGCCCCCGTTTTGCCCAGGCACCAATCCGGTATCACGCTGATCGAGGTGCTGGTGGCGGTGCTGATTCTTGCGGTTGGCCTGCTCGGCGCCGCAGTGATCCAGCTCAATGCACTCAAGCACACTGACAGCTCCAGGATGATCAGCCAGGCCAGTTTCATTGCCTACGACATGCTGGACCGGGTCCGTGCCAATTCGGGTGCTGATTACTCATGGGGCCTGAGCGAAGGTGCACCGCCCAGTACAGTGACCTCCAGCGTGCGTGATCTGGACCTGCATGATTTCGAAGCCAATATCCTCGGGTTTGCTGGAGCGAGCGCAAAAGGGTCTGTTGTGGTCAGCGGCAGCAAGGTGACCGTCAGTATCAGTTGGGACGACGCCAGGGCGGCGAACAGTGGCGGCGCACGCGAAACGTTCATCCTCACCAGTCGCGCTGCCAGCGAGCCAGGGGTGGCGCAATGA
- a CDS encoding PilW family protein: protein MIRLARGFSLIELLLALAIGLVLVLGVSQVVISARSTHTSQQAAMLLQDDARFVLGKMVQDIRQAGMFGCLATAYIDNAPPAFDRPVGWSAASSSRSLTLVTAEVAGEGGKPDWTVLSDCTGTAQAYAGSAPLPAPGQIRFAIRQLTYTFEAGQLKVSTPAAPARIVLVDNVQAFDISFGVAAQLGSTQVVRYDASPADESLIRSVRIQMTLRDPTGRVKDQAYSVVAALRNRVG, encoded by the coding sequence ATGATTCGCCTTGCGCGGGGTTTCAGCTTGATTGAGCTGTTGCTGGCGCTGGCTATCGGGTTGGTGCTGGTACTTGGGGTCAGTCAAGTCGTCATCAGCGCGCGATCCACCCACACCAGCCAGCAGGCGGCCATGTTGCTGCAGGATGATGCGCGGTTTGTGCTGGGCAAGATGGTCCAGGATATTCGCCAGGCAGGCATGTTTGGCTGCCTGGCGACGGCCTATATCGATAATGCACCGCCAGCGTTCGATCGACCCGTTGGCTGGAGTGCTGCGAGCAGCTCAAGGTCACTGACGCTGGTCACCGCCGAAGTGGCAGGTGAGGGCGGCAAGCCTGACTGGACGGTACTTTCCGATTGCACCGGCACTGCCCAAGCCTACGCGGGCAGCGCACCACTGCCCGCGCCCGGTCAGATTCGGTTTGCGATACGCCAGCTCACCTACACCTTTGAGGCGGGGCAGTTGAAGGTCAGTACGCCTGCAGCGCCGGCCAGGATTGTGTTGGTGGATAATGTACAGGCGTTCGACATCAGTTTCGGTGTAGCGGCCCAACTCGGCTCCACTCAAGTCGTGCGCTATGACGCCAGCCCGGCTGATGAATCGCTGATACGCAGTGTGCGCATTCAGATGACGCTTCGCGACCCGACCGGGCGAGTGAAGGATCAGGCCTACAGCGTGGTGGCTGCGCTGCGTAATCGGGTGGGGTAG
- a CDS encoding pilus assembly PilX family protein, whose translation MSSYRGFYRQQTGMVLLISLVFLLVLSLIGLASMQGAMSQQKIASGIWHRNQSFQSAESGLRLGESDIRRSSPVLPLCRSISRCVPPQESFSVVGAGENPVSAVSWVALKGGLYGVQALGPGAGLVGLPPETGAALYRVTAVGLSGQSRTVLETVYAQVDKEGGPVFRRVLWRQLQ comes from the coding sequence ATGTCGAGTTATCGCGGCTTTTATCGGCAGCAGACGGGCATGGTTTTATTGATCAGCCTGGTATTTCTATTGGTCCTGTCACTGATCGGCCTGGCTTCAATGCAAGGCGCCATGTCTCAGCAAAAAATTGCCAGCGGCATCTGGCATCGCAATCAATCCTTTCAAAGCGCTGAAAGCGGCTTGCGGTTGGGTGAGTCGGACATCCGACGCTCAAGTCCGGTGCTGCCGTTGTGCCGCTCGATCAGTCGCTGTGTACCGCCGCAGGAGTCGTTTTCGGTGGTGGGTGCCGGGGAGAATCCTGTTTCAGCGGTGAGCTGGGTTGCCCTGAAGGGTGGGTTGTATGGGGTTCAAGCGTTGGGGCCTGGCGCAGGGCTTGTGGGTCTACCGCCTGAAACAGGCGCCGCGTTGTACCGTGTGACGGCGGTCGGGCTCAGCGGCCAGTCGCGTACGGTGCTGGAGACGGTGTATGCACAAGTAGACAAGGAGGGAGGCCCAGTATTTCGTCGGGTTTTATGGCGGCAACTTCAATAA
- a CDS encoding type IV pilin protein translates to MGKDCQGFTLIELLIAVAIIAFLAGIAYPGYTGHVKKAYRAEIVALLYEQVHYLERFYTRNGTFLDAGNVSGGNDRYRISAALNPQAFSLVATPVAGSVMAGDPCGAFSLSSSGVRSNPGAAPEMSRKACWGQ, encoded by the coding sequence ATGGGCAAGGATTGCCAAGGTTTCACCCTGATCGAGTTACTGATCGCTGTAGCGATCATCGCGTTTCTGGCCGGGATCGCTTACCCCGGGTATACCGGCCATGTAAAAAAAGCCTATCGCGCAGAAATCGTTGCGTTGTTGTATGAGCAAGTCCACTACCTGGAGCGCTTCTACACGCGTAACGGTACTTTTCTTGATGCAGGCAACGTCAGTGGGGGCAATGATCGCTATAGAATCAGCGCTGCATTAAACCCTCAGGCATTCAGCCTGGTAGCCACGCCTGTCGCCGGCTCAGTGATGGCGGGAGACCCTTGCGGTGCATTCAGCCTGAGCAGCTCCGGTGTGCGCAGCAATCCGGGGGCGGCACCTGAAATGTCGCGCAAGGCGTGCTGGGGGCAATGA